From the genome of Pungitius pungitius chromosome 21, fPunPun2.1, whole genome shotgun sequence, one region includes:
- the mylpfb gene encoding myosin regulatory light chain 2, skeletal muscle, which produces MAPKKAKRRQQQGEGGSSNVFSMFEQSQIQEYKEAFTIIDQNRDGIISKDDLRDVLATMGQLNVKNEELEAMVKEASGPINFTVFLTMFGEKLKGADPEDVIVTAFKVLDPEATGSIKKEFLEELLTTQCDRFTPEEMTNLWAAFPPDVAGNVDYKNICYVITHGEEKEEE; this is translated from the exons ATG GCACCCAAGAAGGCCaagaggaggcagcagcagggcgAGGGTGGGTCCTCCAATGTGTTCTCCATGTTTGAGCAGAGCCAGATCCAGGAGTACAAGGAG GCTTTCACAATCATCGACCAGAACAGAGATGGCATCATCAGCAAGGACGATCTCAGGGATGTGCTGGCCACCATGGGCCAACTGAATGTGAAGAatgaggagctggaggccatGGTGAAGGAGGCCAGCGGCCCCATCAACTTCACCGTCTTCCTGACCATGTTCGGCGAGAAGCTGAAGG GCGCTGACCCCGAGGACGTTATCGTGACCGCATTCAAGGTGCTGGACCCTGAAGCCACGGGCTCTATCAAGAAGGAATT CCTCGAGGAGCTGCTGACCACCCAGTGCGACAGGTTCACGCCTGAGGAG ATGACCAACCTGTGGGCCGCTTTCCCCCCCGATGTGGCCGGAAACGTGGACTACAAGAACATCTGCTACGTCATCACACacggagaggagaaggaggaggagtaa